AGGCCTTCTTCCTGGGCGAAGGCTTTTATTGCCTCTTCCATGAAAGGTTCACCTTCTTCCACTATGAGAACTTTTTTGCATTCGGAAACGAACTTTTTGATCATTCCCGCAGGCATTGGATTGGAAAATCCTATTCTAAGAATCTTGACTTTCCCTTCTGCGCCAAGGTCGCTTATGGCGTCGCTAACATATGAGTAGCTGACTCCGTTGCAGATAACTCCGAAGTCACCGCTTCCTTCGATGAAATTATATGGTGATGAGTCTGAAAGCGCTTCAGCTTTTTCAATGTTTGCAAGGAGCTTTACATGAAGTTTTCTTGAAACAGCCGGAACGCAGACATAGCTGAAAGGATCTTTTTTGAATTCGCCCTTTGTCTTTCTTTGAACCAGATTGCCAAGTTCGACTATGGCGTTTGAATGATTTATGCGTGTGGTTGTTCTGAAAATAACCGGCTCACCAAGTTTTTCAGAAAGCTCGAAAGCATAAGGCATCATTGCCTTGGCTTCTTCAACAGACGAAGGTTCGATTACCGGGAGACCAGAAAGTTTGCCGTAATAACGGTTGTCCTGTTCATTCTGACTTGAAAACATGAACGGGTCGTCTGCTGTCAGAAGAACCATGCCTGCGTTGACTCCTGTATAAGCAAGGGTCATTAGTGCGTCGGCTGCAACGTTCATGCCTACATGCTTCATCACGCACATGCTTCTTACTCCGGCAGTGGCAGCGGCTGCTGCAACTTCAAGGGCAACTTTTTCATTTGTGCTGTATTCGAAATAAAGATCTGATTCTTTCGACATTCTGAAGAAGTTGTAGGAGATTTCAGAGGATGGCGTTCCAGGATAGGTGCTTGTGAAAGCTACTCCCGCCTCAATCGCTCCTCTTGCTATGGCCTCGTTTCCAAGTAGAAGCATTTTCTGGCCTGGATTGTCGGTTAATAGTTTATGCATAACACTCCTTAAGACTTTGCATGAAATCGTTTTCCAGCAGGTGCTGAAGAATAAACTGCTGAATATAGTTATTTTATCTTTAGTTGCAGGAATTTTTTATAACAGTGATACAAAAGCTGTAAAGCGTTTTGTCCGTTTTTTCGGAAAAACTTTACAAGCACCATGGCGTGTTCTATAAATTTTGTTCATTTTATTAAAGTCTGAATGAAATTTGATAAAAATTAAAAGAAGGTATTTGAATATTATGAATCCTGCCACAACCATTGTCATAGCAACAAGAAACAAGGGCAAAACAGCTGAAATTGCAGATCTTCTCAAGGGTTTTCCCGTTCTTCTTAAAAACCTCGACGATTTCGGCCCGATTCCTGAAGTAGTGGAAGACGGCAATACTTTCGATGATAATGCATACAAAAAGGCCAGCTTTACTGCAAGGGTTCTTGGGTACCCTGCTCTTGCCGATGATT
This genomic stretch from Desulforegula conservatrix Mb1Pa harbors:
- the iorA gene encoding indolepyruvate ferredoxin oxidoreductase subunit alpha, coding for MHKLLTDNPGQKMLLLGNEAIARGAIEAGVAFTSTYPGTPSSEISYNFFRMSKESDLYFEYSTNEKVALEVAAAAATAGVRSMCVMKHVGMNVAADALMTLAYTGVNAGMVLLTADDPFMFSSQNEQDNRYYGKLSGLPVIEPSSVEEAKAMMPYAFELSEKLGEPVIFRTTTRINHSNAIVELGNLVQRKTKGEFKKDPFSYVCVPAVSRKLHVKLLANIEKAEALSDSSPYNFIEGSGDFGVICNGVSYSYVSDAISDLGAEGKVKILRIGFSNPMPAGMIKKFVSECKKVLIVEEGEPFMEEAIKAFAQEEGLTVKIAGKAKDLFSRLYEYDPAMVRKTLAEYFGFAYNAPALIDTANTPEVPNRPPNLCAGCSHRATFYAVKKATEGMKVMIPSDIGCYTLGFLPPLSMADYVLCMGASTSTSCGFSKVTDNKVISFVGDSTFFHSGMSGLINAVFNNHDFTLVILDNRVTAMTGHQPNPGVDMKELGLDGYGQIDIESVVKALGVKHVSVIKPYNVKKSIEAIKEAVAFKGVSVIIAKEKCILYAKNLKQAKGNKFQVSDKCKNHRECLNNFACPAFYLDGDRVRINENLCTGCAVCAQLCPEKAIVPVKG